A genome region from Gossypium hirsutum isolate 1008001.06 chromosome A04, Gossypium_hirsutum_v2.1, whole genome shotgun sequence includes the following:
- the LOC107931164 gene encoding sufE-like protein 1, chloroplastic/mitochondrial has protein sequence MASYSKFPICFHLSKPFLSLSKPSKFSFFHNTSISFQNIPTKSPPPLQSSSSSSTQLQPIEELPPKLQEIIKLFQSVEEPKAKYEQLMFYGKNLNSLDTQFKTKENKVEGCVSQVWVRAYLDKNTNVVYQADSDSVLTKGLAALLVNGLSGRPVQEVLRVSPDFAVLLGLQQSLTPSRNNGFLNMLKLMQRKALELLIEAEKGSESSGNGQIVNDNSENTSLDSKVDENSGVVSSSQNGSEERSSGLGSRGMRIKEKLERELSPIELEVEDVSYQHAGHAGVRGSDGETHFNLRIVSKEFEGKSLVKRHRLVYSLLDGELQSGLHALSIVAKTPSEVEAK, from the coding sequence CTTCCTTTCCCTTTCTAAGCCCTCTAAATTTTCATTCTTTCACAACACATCCATCTCTTTCCAAAATATCCCTACTAAATCCCCACCTCCACTTCAGTCATCTTCCTCCAGTTCCACCCAGCTTCAGCCCATAGAAGAACTCCCTCCAAAGCTCCAGGAAATAATCAAGCTTTTCCAATCTGTTGAAGAACCCAAAGCCAAGTACGAGCAGCTGATGTTTTATGGCAAAAACTTGAATTCACTTGATACACAGTTCAAAACTAAGGAGAACAAAGTTGAGGGCTGTGTTTCTCAGGTTTGGGTGAGGGCTTATCTCGATAAAAATACGAATGTCGTTTACCAagctgattctgattctgttttaACTAAAGGACTCGCTGCTTTGCTTGTTAATGGATTGTCTGGAAGGCCTGTCCAAGAAGTTTTGAGGGTTTCTCCTGATTTTGCAGTGCTCCTTGGGCTGCAACAGAGCTTGACACCTTCAAGGAATAATGGGTTCTTGAACATGTTGAAGTTGATGCAAAGGAAAGCACTTGAACTGCTTATTGAAGCTGAAAAAGGTAGTGAGTCTTCAGGTAATGGTCAGATTGTGAATGATAACAGTGAAAACACAAGTTTAGATTCAAAAGTTGATGAGAATTCAGGTGTTGTATCTAGTTCTCAAAATggtagtgaagaaaggtcaagtGGATTGGGAAGTAGAGGGATGAGGATCAAAGAGAAGCTAGAGAGGGAGCTTAGTCCTATTGAGTTAGAAGTAGAGGATGTTTCTTATCAACATGCTGGACATGCTGGTGTGAGGGGCAGTGATGGGGAAACACATTTTAATCTCAGAATTGTGTCCAAAGAATTTGAAGGGAAGAGCTTGGTTAAAAGGCATAGGTTAGTTTATAGTTTGTTGGATGGGGAGTTGCAAAGTGGATTGCACGCTTTGTCTATAGTGGCAAAAACACCGTCTGAAGTTGAAGCAAAATGA